In Tenebrio molitor chromosome 1, icTenMoli1.1, whole genome shotgun sequence, the sequence ttcCAATTTTGCGCTTTTTTGGCGTTTTCTTCACATTTAAAAACTATGTTTACTGACCCAGTAAGTTAAAGAAGCACATCACGATGacattttaacaatttctTTGTAGGGAGCAGTGCCAAAAGGAAATGCAACAAAGGAGATGATAAAGCAAATGGGTTATAGAGAGGGCCAAGTGATATTTAAGTGCCCAAAATGTTGCAGTATTAAACCAGACAGGGCTCATCATTGCTCAGTCTGCCAACGGTTCGTTGCACTTTAATCATCATTTCCAGCTTTAATCGAAGTTTTTGCAGTTGTATAAGAAAAATGGACCATCATTGTCCATGGGTCAATAATTGCGTTGGTGAGaacaatcaaaaatattttgttttatttactgTAAGTTACCTCATTTATCACTTTGATCATCTAATAACGTGTTCTCGTTGTATTTCAGTTTTATATCGCTATACTGTCGCTGCATTCTCTCTTCTTAGCGATAAATCAGTTTCTCATGTGTATCAGACATGAGTGGAAAGATTGTACAACATATTCACCTCCAGCAACTGTTGTTCTcttgttgtttttaatttttgaagctTTACTTTTCGCTATCTTCACAGCAGTCATGCTGGGAACGCAGGTGCAGGCCATTTGGAATGATGAAACAGGAATtgaacagttaaaaaaagagCAAGCGAGATGGGTGAAAAAATCGCGGTGGAAAAGCATCCAAGCTGTTTTTGGTAGATTTTCCATCATGTGGTTGTCACCATTTGCTAAACCTGCTCCCAAGTATAAAAATGAAATCGATCTTTATTctgtataattatttaattgttaaaaaattaaagctttttaatttaaaatttacggtGATAATGACCAGCTGCAGCATTTTCCGTGTATTCATTATTACCAAACGAATCTACAGTTACCGTTCACTCTCCTCCCTACTATCTATCCACAAAgataagaattaaaaaaatacttgtaAACCGCTGAaaaggtattttaaaaaacgccaCACATGGAAACAGCAGAGAGAACAACATCGCAACCTTTAGACTTGTGGAACGTACCCAAATGGATTCCAAGGTCCAGATCGACGAGCCTTGGAGAAAACTTTAAAACTACCGTTTCTATAAGCACTTTCGACTGTTCAGCTATAATGATAAAACTAATCTGACATCTCGCAAGAAGAGTGTTATATTTTGGCGAGTTCAATATTGAAAGCTTAAGTACATCACTGATGAAGTTgtattttttcctttattgtATTTCAAtagaatttgtatttttcaacgcacttaattttatttaccaATTATCTGATGCAACAAGTTTACAAAACCACTTGGTTTTTTTACTTGCAGTCCTCTCATTTAATAccttaatttcttttattgcaGGCAGCATTAAAATGGTTATAGAAACGTTAAGATTTCTCTATTTACATGAAACgatatgaatttttattcttttcaaataagtcTCGTCTCCAAGTGGTTACGTAAAGGTTTACTTAACTGTGCATTACCTTTGGAAACTCGTCTTTTCATTAACTACGAGCTCTCACTGAAACCCGTGTCAGTTGACATAACAGAAAATCTGTGTTAAAGCACCGTTttccttttcattttttcgtATTCAAATTAGCtacaatttgtaatttttttcaaaaattacccATACATATATTATGCATGCTTTTCACGTTCTCTCAGCACTTCACCAATTTCGACGATGAAGAATTTTGTAGGTGCATTTTTTGccgtctttttgtcaacaagCATCGACGGTTACGGAAGGCCGAGATGTAAGTTAAACTTGTTGTTGACCgctttaaataaaacattgaAATAGTTTTTGGGGTCGGTTTGGTCCGCTTTGAAAACAGTGTATGCACCGCCGCCAGTAATAATCTAGGAACTTGCTACACACGGAGACAATGCCAAAGCGTCGAAGGAGTGGGTTCCGGAACTTGTGCACAAAACATTGCGGTGTGTTGTGTCAGTAAGTTATTTCCTTTAATCTTGTTGGGTAAAAACTCCACATATTTTTAGTACAAAGACACTGCGGAGAAACGACCAGATACAACAATACGTACTTCACCAACGACAACTTTCCTAATCCAGTCACGGGGGGCACTAGTTGTACCTTGACCATTCAAAAATGCAACGATGACATCTGCCAAGTACCCAATTTACTAAAAACGTGCACGCACCTTTGCATCAGTGAACTGTTTCCAGGTCCGTATCGATTTTCTGAGTTTGAATTTGGCCCAACCTAACCCGCAAGGCGTCTGCGACACGGATGCCCTCACAATAACCGGTGGAGCCGGTCCTGTACCCGTTATTTGCGGAGAAAATACGGGACAGCATGTGTACGTCGACTTTAACGGAAACTCTACCATTCAAATAAATGTGATGACATCGAGTACGGACAGCATCGGTAGAAACTGGAATTTTCTGATAACACAAATAGCATGCGACTGTCCTACACGAGGTAGGACGTTATTCCCTGTGAATATCACTGATCCTTGCAATAACCGTTGCTTTTTACCTAAGCTCCTATCGGCTGTTTGATGCACTATACTGGCCTCACCGGCACCGTGAACAGTTTCAACTACGGAACCTCCGGCAACGAGATCGACCCCACCACCGGGCTGCCAGGCACAAGAGAACTAGTCAATGAAAATTACGGCGTCTGCATCGCAATGATCCCCGGTTATTGCTCGATAGAATGGAGCGCGACTTCTGATAATTCGTTTGTGGTGTCAGGTGATCTGGGGGCCCTCGACATGGTGTCGCTGACTGGATCCGACTGCTCTTCGGATTTCGTCGTGATCCCCGATCCTTCGTACGCCAACGGGAGCGAGGTGAATTCTGATAGATTCTGCGGAACCGCTTTTCCCACGGTTGTTAGTGAGTTTTGTGCGCATTTTCCTTTTCGAGAAAATGTATTTGGACGTTTCAGGTAGTTCGAAACCGTTCGTTTTAACTGTTGTTACCAACGGAAATGAGATCAACGACACTCAAAATAGGGGATTTTCTCTCACTTATACGCAAAGGAGGTGCTCCATGACACTCAACTGACtcttcaattgttttatttacctAATAAACTTCCTGCGCACTGATTTTGCATGTACATTAAAGAGAAACCTCTGTTGGCCACGTCAGTGGGGGGCGTGTCCGTGCCGTCTGTCACCACCGTCAGTACGAAAGGCTTGGATGAAGCTGAaagtaagaaaatattttttcaaaatagtgTGTTATAATACGggtcttataagaagcattttgtaGCACGCACGGGTTTAAGCATGAAGCATGGAGTAAGCGCtataaaatgccttataaaggAGACATCATACActagtttttctattttgtgtttttatgcaaaaaatcagttttaaaatttggggaattttgtGGTGGTTGGTAACACCACAACCTGCTgttaaaaatgcattatgaaaatgtttccgaaaAAGAGTCAATTTCCGCCGATGATGACGCCAGAAAACGGGCGTttcactaaaaataataatcaatacgCGATCAGAGATAACGTTACCTCTGACGCAATATAACAAAGAACAATAACCAcactaaacacaaaaacaacgaaCAGTAAGGAAAAAATTCACGAATTTCACTTCAAAGCAGCAAAAACAAGAAGTTTTTTGACTTCAAATgcaaaatgtcatttcaacaagaaacattctcggtgacaaaaacttaagatgaataatatccccaaaaagcgcccatttactagcgctctgcggggatcactcaaactacacttttgaacaggcctGTTATGGTAACACAAAAACATTACAATGGAACATTTGAAAGTTCAATTGTTATATCGTTTTTTTAGCGTTTGGGATTTGATGTTTGACATTGAATGTTACCAACCTTGAAAACGTAAATTGTACTGGTCTATTACAGCATTCAAATCAGTTTTTAACGCACTTTTTAGTCTTTCGAGTGCTGTAATAGCTTTGTTATCAacacaaaatagaaaaacaacgATTAACGTATCCCATAATTCTCTCAATCAACTGACTGAGAGAACTGTAGAATTTGTTCTTACTCGTGACGCTGTTGAAACCATTTCCGCAAAATCGATCCGTATTGGGTCCCATCAAGCTCGAATTCACGTAACTAGGATTGGGAATGACAACAAAATCTGTGGTACAATCTCCATCGGACAAAGCTCCTGCCGAAGTTCCGACAGTCCCATCGCCCACTGCCATATTCGTATCTCCCGTCACCGTAAATCCATACATGTCTCCAGCAGCAGCACTCCACGTGATCGAGCAGTACCCAGGCTGCATCTCCACACAGACTCCATAATTCTCATTGGCCAGTTGCCTGGTACCATTTTGCAGCCCAGTAGTACCATAATTGAAACTTCTAACGGTACCGCTGAGAGCGGTGTAGTACTGAAGACAACCAGTTGGAGCTGCACAATTCACTTATTGATAGCTGATTGGGTGATAACGGATGCAAATACCTTTAGTTGGACAGTCGCACCCGATCTGGGTAATCTTGAAATTCCAAGCTCTCGAAGCTGTTGAAGTGGCAGCGTTGGTGTTTAGAATGAGTTGGATGTCGTTGCCGTTGTTGAAATCGACGTAAATGTGCTGGCCGCTGTTTTCGCCGCACAAAACGGGGACGTTGGACGCGCCGCCGATGACGTAAAAGGCGTCATTTACGCAATTCCCAGTGGCGTCGGGTTGGGCAAGCGAAAATGTAAGGAAGTCGATGCGAATCTGGCATATATCGGGGTTGCATCTTTGGATGGTAACGGTGCAAGTGGAGCCTCCCGTGTACGGGCTAGGAAAGTCGGGACTGATGAAGTAGGTGTTGTTGTAAGAGGAAGAACCGCCACAAGTTATCTGgactgaaatttaaaataaaatactgaaacattttttcttgtcaAATGATAAAAAAGTGTTACCTATACAGCAGACCCCGATACCACTGGCGCATCCCCCCGCACCCACGCCGCCGATTTCGTTGCACTGCCTCCTCGTGTAACAGGTCCCTTCAAATCCATCGCCGCCTCCACAAACTGAATTCTCGAATCTGACCAACCCAACgccaaaaaaaggaaaaacttGACGAGAAACAAAGATCACAATCTGAAGTTTTTCGAAATTACTCACATTTTCCAGTTCGTGTGGTCAAATCGTTGATGGATTGATTCGACCCAGTGGAAGCGAAGAGCCAGATTATCAAATAATTACCGAGAAAAAATCGTGACTGCATCTTGTTAAGTGCGTCGTATTAACTGACCACTTTTTTGAGAATGTAGATAAAGAAGTGGTGATTGTTAAGTACACAGATGTGTCGTAATAACTGGACTCTTGATGTTTTAACTGTTTGTGTAATTATTAGGAAGGCACAATTCTTGTAAGATCTCATTAAATCCAGGATGTTCCTTTTATTGATCATTGCTATGTAATTTAATGTTCACGCTTGTCCAAAAATATcgatacaaaattttgtaaatttcctGCCCAACAGATCCACGCTCCACATCTTTTCGTCCCAATTTGCGCATTTTTCTAAATCTGAGGGTCACACTTCAGTGATCCACTTTCAAGTAACAGTTATAATCTCTTGTTTGTTAAATCATTAACaccttaaataataaattctcgcttgtaaaatttgaatgtcACTTCATACGATACCATGAAGACTGTTGGTGTAGTGGTCATTATCCTCGTCACAGGATACTTTTTACCGAGTTTATCACAACTGACGAATTTCAGGCTTGCAAAATGTAAGGGTTTCtcttttttgtgattttacaCCTATTTGTTCTCTAGTTTGGCCAGTTGGACTCGTCCGTTTCCCAAACGACGTGTGCAACTCCTTGGAAGGTTACATGGGCACTTGCTATACCAGACGGCAATGTAACGACCTTGGAGGACTCGGTTCTGGAAGTTGCGCTAATGGGATAGGTCAATGTTGCATATGTGCGTGGTTCTATGTAATtgttattcatttatttacaatCAAAATCAGTTCAGGGGTCCTGCGGCGGCAACTCCAGCTTCAACAACACTTATTTCATTAATCCGGGATACCCCAACACTATCTCAAACTCGAGTTCTTGTACTTTCACAATTAAAAAGTGCAATCCGGGGATTTGCCAGGTGAAAACACGCAATCTCGGTTACTCTTTTTACTGTGTTCTTATCCCCAGGTGCGACTCGATTTTCTCAATCTCAACCTGGCCCAACCCGACGGAAACGGAAACTGCGTAACGGATTCTCTGGTTGTCTCCGGGAGCGCTTCGAACGTTCCCATCATATGTGGTGAAAACAGCGGCCAACACATTTATGTGAATTTCAACGGCGACAGCGACATCACACTGATGATTTCCACCGGGGTCTTGGCCAGTTACGCGAGATCTTGGAACATCAAAATAACACAATTGGCTTGCGACTGTCCCAGTCTCGGTGAAGTACCGAAAACTCATCACACAAAAACGCTAACACGCTTGTTGTTACAGCTCCGACGGGCTGTCTCATGTACTACACGGATCTTAGCGGTACCGTTAACAGTTTTAATTATGGTACTACTTTGAGTGGTGCTTTAGTGACAAATCCCATGAACATGACGAGGCCTGGAACTAGGCAACTGGCCAATGAGAATTACGGAGTTTGTGTGCAAATGCAGCCGGGGTACTGTTCGATTCAATGGAGTCAAGGCCCGGATTCTACGTCTTTTACTGTTAGTAATGATACTGCGCTGACAGAGGCCTCTTCTGTGGGACTCCCTGGTAATTCCGTGATAGGAACCATGTGCGATACTGATTTCGTTGTCATACCGAATCCGTATTATCCTAATGGAACCGCGGTCGGAGCAGACCGCTTTTGTGGTAACCAATTTCCAACCGTCACAAGTTAGTTGGGTTCTTGTTCATCACCCCGtcgttgttttattttccctTTTTTAGCTTCATCTAAGCCGTTTGTTTTAACAGTTGTGACAGATGGCGACGACATGAGTGACGTGGCCAATCGCGGGTTCTCGCTAAATTACCAACAGTTACCGTGTGGGGGCGCTGCTGCGGGAATGATGTTGCTACCTTAGTCTAGGCTTGGAAATTGAACACATGTAACGAAcgaattgttttattgaaaataattaaataaactgaCTTCCTTGGTGGTTATCAACAACATCCTTCATCGCATAATaccaatgtttaatttttgtgtgaACCAAGGCGTCCTTGAACGCCTGACAACCTTCGATACTGCACAAAACTCCATACACAGCCAAATCAGCTAGATTTGGCCGGTCCCCTCCCATAAACTTTGACCCTTTAGCCCTGACCGCCCTCATCCAATAGTTGCATTCATCGTATAAGCTTTCTCGAACGTCATCTTTTAATtgatacttttttttcaatctgTTCCCGATAAAATACATTGCCCACGCTCCTACAAAAATGATGATGCTCCTTTCCCAAACTGGAAAATGTTTCTCCCATTCTCCTGCTTCAGAGAACCAGTTAAAACTTTCAAAAGCCTCTTCTCTTGTTCTATATACATTAGGTGAGAGAACATGGACAAAGACATCATCCACCCACTGGCGCCATTTTCGTTCTTcactagaaaaaataattttatatcaTATCACCTCAAATTCACTCACCAACCTGATCTCTTTTGCTACTGCCGGTTGGCCCAAaacttgaaaatatttattcataatttcactttttttggCGCCATCTTCATCTACAAAGGTGATGAGAGGGTAACAACTAACAATTTCACGTAGATCTTTTTTATCTTTAAGATATGTAGAAAGTGCAGAGATGATCATCGAACTGTCATTTAAAGGTTGGTAGCCTTGAGACAACTTGGCTACTAAAATTGGCACTTTTTTATAAGGTGACCATTTAATTGCTTGGCGCAAAACCGGATCTACTTCGATTAAATCATAAGAAATACCATAATAGTCTAAGAAAACGCGAACTTTACAGCAAAACGGACATGTCTGATATTGGTACAGCGTGAGTTTTAGTTCTGTTGGATCATCTTGGTACAACATCTAAAAAGAATGCTGTTTAAGTGTATAACTAGGAACACTAGTTTCATTAAAACACACCTGTCGACTAGGTGTTACTTTTGGTAGTTCATTTATCATCGGAATATTTATTTCCTCGTTGATTATATGAAGACGGGGTTGGTTCAACCTATGAATTGAATATCCAGTGCCTACCAGTGCCCCAACTGTGACACCGGCGAGTCCCAGTTTAAATACTCCTCCATGACTTCGCCTTCCGCTCGAATAATTACGTACTAACGCCCTAGTATTCCATGCGCACAAAAAAAGTCGACTATTTTtgcttgtttttaaaaagttacgGCCGTAAATCCTCACTTGATgcgaaaataaatacatttttctaaaatagCCCACTTAACCTATAATATTGTAAATTGAAACGTCAAATCTGTCAGAGTGGCGCTGTGGTCGGAGACTTGATGTGCATTTGAGATACAAAATTGACCACACGATATTGTTTTAAACGAGTTTTGGGCTGTAAGTGTAGAACATGTGGCCGTTATGTTCCAAATATAAAGTTGGACAATCTTTAAGAGTTAAATATTTATGGTTAACACAGCTCTGCAGCGAGTCAACTAGAGCCGGtatgtttacatttttcgtAGAAATTAATGCCGCTAGAGGTCAGTTTTCTGTGGCGCCttcattcaaattttgcaGATCTGAACAGTGGCTATAAACCCAGTTTGGTCGAAGCCGAAGAATTCGAGTGTTACAGTTACTTTAAACCGAAAGTTAAAGCGAACGCATCGTTTAGTTTGATTTTGCCGCCTCCAAATATCACCGGGAATCTACACTTGGGACATGCCCTGACAGCAACTGTTCAAGATGTTATCGTGCGATGGTATGAACTTCACAATGGGAGGTCATAACACAacataattttgcaaatagtTGAGGGAAAGCCAGAAATAGAGTAGGGGAAAACCTTATTcctgattaaaaatttgttggaTTTCTTTAATGTTGGTTTGATATTGGCTCATTCTAGCAAATAAGAGTTTTTCGCCGGGAGATTTTTTCAGCGGAAATCACAACTATTTATTTACagatttccaaaaaattatttttgttggatTTATTTGTCCAAATTGTCGGAAACAGACGATTTTATACTTACCTTAAATGCCCTGTTAGGAggaattaaacaatttttattaaaaaaccacaaaaaacaatcacaaATTGGAGGTTAAACATgacaaaatgtcaaatacaAAAGGTTTTACATTCCgtaattcattttatttagaCAAACCCAATTCTTATGTCCATTGAGCATTGGGGGcgcaatttttacaattttagtGCGAATTTTACGTTGAATCTCGGTACAGAAAGTCAAAATTGGattccaaacaattttttgtaatactgTTTTGATATCTCCATTGCGAAGCAAAATATTAAGAATTTGTCTTACCTATTTGGAGTGTGTCAAAAGATGCACCTCATAAAGTTCTTCAATGACTCggcttaaaattaaaatttctcacAAAACTATCTAAAACATCAGTATTTTTATCTTAAGCACGACGCGTTGTACCGGgtgacaataaattaatgtaaactgTTTCATAAgttggtaataaaaaataaattactccctggatttagggatattcgttactaggttgccataaatttggttggGTTGGAGGCTATGGGGTTTcaggtgacaaacaaaagatatcccaaaaatgtaagacagcaaattaattgtaacagttgcaaatgactaatttctcgctaagtgatagatgatttttcgtttcacaatcaattttggttactggcggcatatttatttggatttaatctctcaattcaaagtaaccaaccttaggcattcaaaataacttttgaaaattctagttacacacaacatgaaaaacgttatttccctaaaagttggaattctagggagtaatttatttttgacacgagagtattgTTGGCTATTCTACTgtttaatgtgatagttgacataaacataggcgtaCTCGCCtatttaacataatttattaatagataaaatgtcaaaatgacgtacgtacgccaatgtgttgattaacGTATCAGGTTTGCCAAaggaatttatgaaaaatcttcCCAACctaagaaaaacaaatcgcattcatttatagtcacccGGTACTTTACCTATaaagaaatgtcaataaagcactacagaaaaatgttttatcattttttattaaaaacacatttaaaaaaatgttgtgtgtatgatttttgtttataatataCCCAAATTTggatgtgattttttaaaaatggaacacAATCTTGTTTAGCAAGCAAATGGAAGGTGTTGAATGTGTCTGGGTGCCTGGAATCGATCACGCCGGAATCGCTACCCAAGTGGTAGTAGAGAAGCTTCTTTGGAATGAAAAGCGTCAAACCAGACACGACATCGGACGGGAACATTTCCAAGAAAGAATTTGGAAATGGAAGAAAGAGAAAGCCGAAATGATAGGTTTGTGTAAACAATAGCAACAACAAAGTTTCTTGAAAGATGCTCGTTGAAAGAGAACAATAATGTATTCCGTTTATTTTCTAGAAAGGCAACTGCGACAATTGGGGGTATCTCTCGACTGGTCTCGGCAAATCTTCACAATGGACTCTACGCAGTCCTCGGCTGTAACAAAAGCATTTGTACAGCTTTTCGATCTAGGCCTTATCTACCGAGCAGATCATTTGGTCAACTGGTCTTGTTGCTTGCAGTCGGCAATTTCAGACATCGAAGTGGATCACGTGGAAATCGATGGTCCGACGCAAATTCAGGTTCCAACGTACGAAAAACCGGTGGAATTCGGCTCTCTTACTTACTTTGCCTACAAGCTCTGCGATTCAGGTAAGATGATGCGAAGCGAGTCGCAAtggtatttattatttttgtgtcgAAGATGAGGAGATAGTGGTGGGTACGACGCGTCCTGAAACGATGTTAGGAGATGTGGCGGTCGCTGTGAACCCCCGAGACGATCGATACGCTCGCTACATCGGCCGCCATTTATGGCATCCCTTCAGACAACAAAAAATTCCGATCATATGCGACAGCTTTGTCGATCAAGATTTTGGAACTGGTGCGGTAAAAATAACGCCCGCTCACGATCCCACCGATTTCGTGGTTGGCCAACGGCACAGCTTGGATAACGTCCAAGTGATCGACGAAAAGGGCTGTCTCACTTCC encodes:
- the LOC138139733 gene encoding palmitoyltransferase ZDHHC3, which encodes MMEYEYTSFRKEIDFHNRCCGGLLWCIRDICGIICAILTWLLILYAEFVVMSVILIPSPYPFYSIINIIIFQFCAFLAFSSHLKTMFTDPGAVPKGNATKEMIKQMGYREGQVIFKCPKCCSIKPDRAHHCSVCQRCIRKMDHHCPWVNNCVGENNQKYFVLFTFYIAILSLHSLFLAINQFLMCIRHEWKDCTTYSPPATVVLLLFLIFEALLFAIFTAVMLGTQVQAIWNDETGIEQLKKEQARWVKKSRWKSIQAVFGRFSIMWLSPFAKPAPKYKNEIDLYSV
- the LOC138139725 gene encoding uncharacterized protein, encoding MKNFVGAFFAVFLSTSIDGYGRPRFFGVGLVRFENSVCTAASNNLGTCYTRRQCQSVEGVGSGTCAQNIAVCCVIQRHCGETTRYNNTYFTNDNFPNPVTGGTSCTLTIQKCNDDICQVRIDFLSLNLAQPNPQGVCDTDALTITGGAGPVPVICGENTGQHVYVDFNGNSTIQINVMTSSTDSIGRNWNFLITQIACDCPTRAPIGCLMHYTGLTGTVNSFNYGTSGNEIDPTTGLPGTRELVNENYGVCIAMIPGYCSIEWSATSDNSFVVSGDLGALDMVSLTGSDCSSDFVVIPDPSYANGSEVNSDRFCGTAFPTVVSSSKPFVLTVVTNGNEINDTQNRGFSLTYTQRRCSMTLN
- the LOC138139700 gene encoding uncharacterized protein isoform X1; the encoded protein is MYIKEKPLLATSVGGVSVPSVTTVSTKGLDEAEIWPVGLVRFPNDVCNSLEGYMGTCYTRRQCNDLGGLGSGSCANGIGQCCIFQGSCGGNSSFNNTYFINPGYPNTISNSSSCTFTIKKCNPGICQVRLDFLNLNLAQPDGNGNCVTDSLVVSGSASNVPIICGENSGQHIYVNFNGDSDITLMISTGVLASYARSWNIKITQLACDCPSLAPTGCLMYYTDLSGTVNSFNYGTTLSGALVTNPMNMTRPGTRQLANENYGVCVQMQPGYCSIQWSQGPDSTSFTVSNDTALTEASSVGLPGNSVIGTMCDTDFVVIPNPYYPNGTAVGADRFCGNQFPTVTTSSKPFVLTVVTDGDDMSDVANRGFSLNYQQLPCGGAAAGMMLLP
- the LOC138139700 gene encoding uncharacterized protein isoform X2 yields the protein MKTVGVVVIILVTGYFLPSLSQLTNFRLAKFWPVGLVRFPNDVCNSLEGYMGTCYTRRQCNDLGGLGSGSCANGIGQCCIFQGSCGGNSSFNNTYFINPGYPNTISNSSSCTFTIKKCNPGICQVRLDFLNLNLAQPDGNGNCVTDSLVVSGSASNVPIICGENSGQHIYVNFNGDSDITLMISTGVLASYARSWNIKITQLACDCPSLAPTGCLMYYTDLSGTVNSFNYGTTLSGALVTNPMNMTRPGTRQLANENYGVCVQMQPGYCSIQWSQGPDSTSFTVSNDTALTEASSVGLPGNSVIGTMCDTDFVVIPNPYYPNGTAVGADRFCGNQFPTVTTSSKPFVLTVVTDGDDMSDVANRGFSLNYQQLPCGGAAAGMMLLP
- the LOC138139700 gene encoding uncharacterized protein isoform X3; translation: MGTCYTRRQCNDLGGLGSGSCANGIGQCCIFQGSCGGNSSFNNTYFINPGYPNTISNSSSCTFTIKKCNPGICQVRLDFLNLNLAQPDGNGNCVTDSLVVSGSASNVPIICGENSGQHIYVNFNGDSDITLMISTGVLASYARSWNIKITQLACDCPSLAPTGCLMYYTDLSGTVNSFNYGTTLSGALVTNPMNMTRPGTRQLANENYGVCVQMQPGYCSIQWSQGPDSTSFTVSNDTALTEASSVGLPGNSVIGTMCDTDFVVIPNPYYPNGTAVGADRFCGNQFPTVTTSSKPFVLTVVTDGDDMSDVANRGFSLNYQQLPCGGAAAGMMLLP
- the Su(P) gene encoding prostaglandin E synthase 2 isoform X1; the encoded protein is MYLFSHQVRIYGRNFLKTSKNSRLFLCAWNTRALVRNYSSGRRSHGGVFKLGLAGVTVGALVGTGYSIHRLNQPRLHIINEEINIPMINELPKVTPSRQMLYQDDPTELKLTLYQYQTCPFCCKVRVFLDYYGISYDLIEVDPVLRQAIKWSPYKKVPILVAKLSQGYQPLNDSSMIISALSTYLKDKKDLREIVSCYPLITFVDEDGAKKSEIMNKYFQVLGQPAVAKEISEERKWRQWVDDVFVHVLSPNVYRTREEAFESFNWFSEAGEWEKHFPVWERSIIIFVGAWAMYFIGNRLKKKYQLKDDVRESLYDECNYWMRAVRAKGSKFMGGDRPNLADLAVYGVLCSIEGCQAFKDALVHTKIKHWYYAMKDVVDNHQGSQFI
- the Su(P) gene encoding prostaglandin E synthase 2 isoform X2 codes for the protein MLYQDDPTELKLTLYQYQTCPFCCKVRVFLDYYGISYDLIEVDPVLRQAIKWSPYKKVPILVAKLSQGYQPLNDSSMIISALSTYLKDKKDLREIVSCYPLITFVDEDGAKKSEIMNKYFQVLGQPAVAKEISEERKWRQWVDDVFVHVLSPNVYRTREEAFESFNWFSEAGEWEKHFPVWERSIIIFVGAWAMYFIGNRLKKKYQLKDDVRESLYDECNYWMRAVRAKGSKFMGGDRPNLADLAVYGVLCSIEGCQAFKDALVHTKIKHWYYAMKDVVDNHQGSQFI